The following proteins are encoded in a genomic region of Spirosoma sp. SC4-14:
- a CDS encoding efflux RND transporter periplasmic adaptor subunit, with the protein MNRLIQKPYPSLLALVGGLFLLSSLTSCNSSEGKEDATEAPTGPAAVDVFALKRGKLSSSLQLPGELVAFRDVDIYAKVSGYIKALHADVGSEVRQGQLLALAEAPELSAQVASAESKLKAQEALSIASKANYERILEASKFSGAVSKNDVDQALAKRNADLAQLDAAKSAYREVSDLKKYLEIRAPFDGIISARNASTGAYIGPAGKGSEFPLFVLTEQKKLRLVIAVPEAYTGYVDQNDVVSFSVKAFPDKKFTGQVKRQAGALDKRLRSERVEVDVINNDKKLLPGMVAEVNVPLPTKANTLIVPKSAIVNSTKGVFVIKVNNGKAEWVPIKKGLEADEQVEIFGSLAEGDQLITDATEEIRDGLPVNVKK; encoded by the coding sequence ATGAACCGGTTAATTCAGAAACCATATCCTAGTTTGCTTGCCCTGGTAGGAGGGCTGTTCCTGCTGAGTTCATTAACCAGTTGTAATTCTTCGGAAGGTAAGGAAGATGCAACGGAGGCTCCGACTGGGCCTGCTGCGGTCGATGTGTTTGCGCTGAAACGAGGAAAACTGTCGTCGTCGCTGCAATTGCCGGGCGAACTGGTTGCGTTTCGGGATGTCGATATTTACGCCAAGGTTAGCGGCTATATCAAAGCCTTACATGCCGATGTAGGCTCAGAGGTTCGTCAGGGACAGTTGCTGGCACTGGCCGAAGCGCCGGAACTGAGTGCGCAGGTAGCCTCGGCCGAATCGAAGCTGAAAGCGCAGGAAGCACTCTCCATTGCCAGCAAGGCGAATTACGAACGGATACTGGAAGCCAGCAAATTTTCGGGCGCGGTATCGAAAAACGATGTCGATCAGGCACTGGCCAAACGAAATGCCGATCTGGCTCAACTGGATGCCGCAAAATCGGCCTATCGTGAAGTGTCTGACCTGAAAAAATACCTCGAAATCCGGGCCCCTTTCGATGGTATCATCAGTGCCCGGAATGCCAGTACCGGCGCTTATATTGGACCAGCAGGAAAAGGTTCTGAATTTCCGTTGTTTGTGCTGACTGAGCAGAAAAAACTACGTCTGGTTATTGCCGTTCCGGAAGCTTATACGGGCTACGTCGATCAGAACGATGTGGTGAGCTTTTCGGTGAAAGCGTTTCCCGATAAGAAATTTACGGGTCAGGTGAAACGGCAGGCAGGCGCGTTGGACAAACGCCTACGCTCCGAACGGGTTGAGGTCGATGTGATCAACAACGATAAAAAACTACTGCCGGGCATGGTAGCCGAAGTAAACGTTCCGTTGCCTACCAAAGCCAATACGCTGATCGTACCCAAATCGGCCATCGTTAATTCGACGAAAGGCGTTTTTGTGATTAAAGTCAATAACGGCAAAGCCGAATGGGTACCGATCAAGAAAGGGCTGGAAGCCGATGAGCAGGTCGAAATATTTGGCTCCCTGGCCGAAGGCGATCAATTGATTACGGACGCTACCGAAGAGATTCGGGATGGTTTGCCGGTAAATGTGAAAAAATAA
- a CDS encoding M24 family metallopeptidase has product MHQSVRLLIKLFTFSLALSTATAQTASPSVILSERDRARIVDDILEDRFTNLLPQLMRREGIDMWIIISREYNEDPVLRTMLPSTWLSARRRTIMVFYDNGKQQPADAIEKLAIARYDVGNLLKGAWDIDVRPNQWEALAKIIEDRKPKKIGLNTSANYAHADGLSFTEHEEFLQKLPAEYVKRIVPAEKLAVGWLETRTEKEMTIYPLICRLSHQIIQEGFSEQVIQPGVTTTDDVVWWFRQRITNLGLDTWFHPTVDIQRADPGDEFNHLRTFSKRPEKQVIMPGDLLHVDFGITYLRLNTDQQQHAYVLRRGETDVPESIKAAFKKGNRLQEILTEQFKVGKTGNQMLLAALEQSKKEGINGTIYTHPIGVHGHAAGPTIGLWDQQKGVPGPGDYPLQGNTAYSIELNAAVEIPEWKKTVRIMLEEDGFFDGQNFQYIDGRQTEIYTIPRKLGYVK; this is encoded by the coding sequence ATGCATCAATCAGTACGACTTCTCATCAAATTATTCACATTTTCGCTTGCTCTTTCAACCGCAACGGCCCAAACGGCGTCTCCTTCGGTTATTTTATCGGAACGTGATCGCGCCCGGATTGTTGACGATATTCTGGAAGATCGCTTCACAAATCTCTTACCACAGTTGATGCGTCGCGAAGGAATCGATATGTGGATCATTATCTCCCGCGAGTATAACGAAGATCCTGTATTGCGAACCATGTTGCCCAGCACCTGGCTGTCGGCCCGACGACGCACCATTATGGTCTTTTATGATAACGGGAAACAACAACCGGCCGATGCAATAGAAAAACTGGCTATTGCCCGCTACGATGTCGGGAATCTGCTTAAAGGTGCCTGGGATATCGACGTTCGACCAAATCAGTGGGAAGCGCTGGCTAAAATCATTGAAGACCGTAAGCCTAAAAAGATAGGTCTGAATACGTCGGCCAACTACGCTCATGCCGATGGCTTATCGTTTACCGAACACGAAGAGTTTTTGCAGAAACTCCCGGCCGAGTATGTAAAACGAATTGTTCCGGCCGAAAAACTGGCCGTTGGCTGGCTCGAAACCCGCACCGAAAAAGAGATGACGATCTATCCGCTCATTTGCCGACTGTCGCACCAGATCATTCAGGAAGGTTTTTCGGAGCAGGTCATTCAACCGGGCGTAACCACTACCGACGATGTGGTCTGGTGGTTTCGGCAACGCATCACCAACCTGGGGTTAGACACCTGGTTTCATCCAACGGTCGATATTCAGCGGGCCGACCCTGGCGACGAGTTCAACCATCTCCGCACGTTTTCCAAACGTCCCGAAAAACAGGTAATCATGCCGGGCGATTTACTGCACGTCGATTTTGGAATCACCTATCTGCGGCTCAACACCGACCAGCAGCAGCACGCGTATGTGCTTCGTCGGGGCGAAACCGATGTCCCCGAATCGATCAAGGCTGCGTTCAAAAAAGGCAATCGACTACAGGAAATTCTGACCGAACAATTTAAAGTTGGCAAAACGGGCAATCAGATGCTGCTGGCCGCGCTGGAGCAGTCGAAAAAAGAAGGAATTAACGGTACTATTTACACCCACCCCATTGGGGTTCATGGTCATGCCGCCGGACCAACCATTGGCTTGTGGGACCAGCAGAAGGGAGTACCCGGACCTGGCGATTATCCATTGCAGGGCAACACCGCCTACTCCATTGAGCTTAATGCTGCCGTGGAAATTCCGGAGTGGAAGAAAACCGTTCGCATCATGCTCGAAGAAGACGGCTTTTTCGACGGCCAGAACTTTCAGTATATCGACGGTCGCCAAACCGAAATTTACACCATCCCCCGGAAGCTAGGGTACGTGAAGTAG
- a CDS encoding DUF5686 family protein codes for MKSIVLILSVIFCTVIANAQTSSSGLRGIVKNAQGEALPYAAVVVKSAEASARATGTITNAEGRYEIALAPGKYSVIFQYLGFQTVQKSVEIGAGFTTLDITLEEQALRLAEVEAKAGNEDPAYTIMRRAIAKSRFHKLQVQSFKARVYTKSSITVLDLPNLAEMAFRKQLKEAEKEANFKVGVPILNETVAEVSFSQPNTYRQRIIANRNSQGEFLSPNQFYNASFYDPTIANTVSPLSPKAFAYYKFEYKGTFRETSPDGKPVEISKIQVIPRQYGEGVFRGVIYIIENTWAIHSLQLETVNNIGISFTIRHVCTPIKGVWMPTNQRYNGKGSYLGVKAEGYYIRNLTFTDFVVNPAFVEDIEVADEKKAPPANTLSKSEIKGKPIDELVKKQKEFSTKNLRQLVKEYEKQEKEDRKKRKEDVAVVRNDSMVVDSMALKRSNTFWDSLRSVPLTTAEIKSYHKADSLGLIREIKAPKVDTARKDTTQKKKPKTFSVGQLLGGNTWRLSKRSSLIYTSPITRIEYNTVEGYTLEGALNLRYKAKTDSVSRFRQIPLSEWNIGGTGRYQFGRKQFVGYGLASYQHKNTKIALSGGRYLYQYNPDNPISPFLNSLTTLLFEQNFAKLYQKDFLNLTVTASPFKDRLKLSGSLEYAQRSELMNYKEDLKPWIDWKNRAYTPNRPDNAELTNTGFANHNALILDLTASARLGSTEYIIRNGRRIARRDNDAPLLTVNYRKGIRGLASSDVDYDFLQASISHSFETGIRSRLNYQLSAGAFLTDKQLYFPDFKHFAGNQFFFQQGDVVSTFRLLPYYQYSTGKRFVEGHVLAEFRKFFVTQLTLVRLIGLKENLFVHYLYTPNSKQYTEVGYGLDGLIPQVFPFFRVEVVSQWQDARYQGLGFRVGTTLKFGR; via the coding sequence ATGAAGTCTATCGTACTTATCCTGTCTGTTATTTTCTGCACAGTCATTGCCAACGCTCAAACCAGTAGTTCGGGGCTGCGTGGCATAGTTAAAAACGCACAGGGCGAAGCCTTACCCTATGCCGCCGTTGTGGTGAAAAGCGCTGAAGCTTCGGCACGGGCTACAGGGACAATCACCAATGCTGAAGGACGCTACGAGATTGCCCTGGCGCCGGGGAAATACAGCGTTATTTTTCAGTATCTGGGTTTCCAGACGGTTCAGAAGTCGGTCGAAATAGGGGCTGGTTTTACTACGCTGGATATAACGCTCGAAGAGCAGGCGTTGCGGCTGGCCGAAGTGGAGGCTAAAGCCGGAAACGAAGATCCTGCCTACACGATTATGCGCCGGGCCATTGCCAAGAGCCGGTTTCATAAGCTTCAGGTGCAGTCGTTTAAGGCACGGGTCTATACTAAATCGTCGATTACGGTTCTCGATCTGCCCAATCTGGCCGAAATGGCGTTTCGTAAGCAATTGAAGGAGGCCGAAAAGGAAGCCAATTTCAAAGTGGGCGTGCCCATCCTGAACGAAACCGTAGCCGAAGTTTCGTTCAGTCAGCCTAATACATACCGACAGCGGATTATTGCCAACCGAAACTCGCAGGGTGAATTTTTGAGTCCCAATCAGTTTTATAATGCCAGTTTCTACGACCCAACCATTGCCAATACGGTTTCTCCGCTGTCGCCAAAGGCATTTGCCTACTATAAGTTCGAATACAAAGGTACCTTTCGCGAAACATCCCCCGACGGTAAACCGGTAGAGATCAGTAAAATCCAGGTGATTCCGCGCCAGTATGGCGAAGGCGTTTTTCGGGGCGTAATCTACATTATCGAAAATACCTGGGCCATTCACAGCCTGCAACTCGAAACAGTCAACAACATTGGCATATCGTTCACGATTCGTCATGTCTGCACACCCATCAAAGGCGTCTGGATGCCAACCAACCAGCGCTATAATGGCAAAGGGTCGTATCTGGGCGTAAAAGCTGAGGGCTACTACATTCGGAACCTGACGTTTACCGACTTTGTGGTCAATCCGGCATTTGTGGAAGATATTGAGGTAGCTGATGAGAAAAAAGCACCACCCGCCAATACGCTTTCGAAGAGCGAGATAAAAGGGAAGCCGATCGACGAACTGGTGAAGAAACAGAAAGAGTTTTCGACCAAAAACCTGCGTCAGCTTGTCAAAGAATACGAAAAGCAGGAAAAGGAAGACCGCAAGAAACGGAAGGAAGATGTAGCCGTCGTGCGTAATGACTCGATGGTGGTCGATTCGATGGCGCTCAAACGCTCCAATACGTTCTGGGATTCGCTGCGGTCGGTACCGTTGACAACGGCCGAAATCAAAAGCTACCACAAAGCGGATAGTCTTGGACTCATTCGCGAAATAAAAGCGCCGAAAGTCGATACGGCCCGCAAGGATACGACGCAGAAAAAGAAACCGAAAACGTTTTCGGTAGGGCAGTTGCTGGGCGGCAACACGTGGCGATTGAGCAAACGTAGTTCGCTGATTTATACCAGCCCCATTACCCGGATTGAATACAATACGGTGGAAGGCTACACGCTCGAAGGGGCGTTGAACTTACGTTATAAGGCCAAAACCGATTCTGTGAGCCGTTTCCGGCAGATTCCGCTGAGTGAGTGGAACATTGGCGGCACGGGCCGCTACCAGTTTGGCCGTAAACAGTTTGTTGGCTACGGACTGGCCAGTTATCAGCACAAGAATACGAAAATCGCACTGTCGGGCGGGCGGTATCTGTATCAGTACAACCCCGATAACCCGATCAGCCCGTTTCTGAATTCGCTGACGACACTGCTGTTTGAGCAGAATTTTGCCAAGCTATACCAGAAAGATTTTCTGAATCTGACCGTTACGGCATCGCCGTTTAAGGACCGGCTGAAACTTAGCGGTAGTCTGGAGTATGCGCAGCGGTCGGAGCTGATGAACTATAAAGAAGACCTGAAACCCTGGATCGACTGGAAAAACCGGGCCTACACGCCCAACCGCCCCGACAATGCCGAATTAACTAACACTGGATTTGCGAACCACAACGCGCTGATCCTGGACCTGACGGCTTCGGCGCGATTGGGTTCTACAGAATATATCATTCGTAATGGCCGACGCATTGCCCGGCGCGATAACGACGCACCATTGCTGACGGTCAATTACCGGAAGGGTATTCGTGGTCTTGCCAGTTCGGATGTCGATTATGATTTTTTGCAGGCCAGCATCAGCCATTCGTTCGAGACCGGCATTCGCAGTCGGTTGAACTATCAGTTGAGCGCGGGTGCGTTTTTGACCGATAAGCAACTCTACTTCCCCGATTTCAAGCATTTTGCCGGGAATCAATTCTTCTTTCAGCAGGGCGATGTAGTATCGACATTCCGGCTGTTGCCCTACTACCAATACAGCACCGGTAAGCGGTTTGTTGAAGGGCATGTGCTGGCGGAGTTTCGTAAGTTTTTCGTGACGCAGCTAACGCTCGTTC